A section of the Devosia rhizoryzae genome encodes:
- the relB gene encoding type II toxin-antitoxin system RelB family antitoxin produces MSEKLDPIISEFETQEQADSYDRWFRKKVQESKDDPRPAIPHDEAMARLRETIRRTSRKSA; encoded by the coding sequence ATGAGCGAAAAACTCGATCCGATCATTTCCGAGTTCGAAACGCAGGAGCAGGCGGACTCCTACGACCGCTGGTTTCGCAAGAAGGTGCAGGAGTCGAAGGATGATCCGCGTCCTGCCATCCCGCACGACGAGGCTATGGCACGGCTCCGTGAGACGATCCGGCGCACATCGCGGAAAAGCGCTTGA
- a CDS encoding type II toxin-antitoxin system RelE/ParE family toxin has protein sequence MAAAYVAQFNVTAALSLYERFAEVALLLSDRPYMGRPGRVAGTREYVAHPNYIMIYTVHTDRIIIDNVVHSRREYP, from the coding sequence TTGGCCGCTGCATACGTTGCGCAATTCAATGTAACGGCTGCTCTCAGTCTTTATGAGCGCTTTGCCGAGGTTGCGCTGCTTTTGTCTGATCGTCCCTATATGGGGCGACCGGGACGCGTTGCGGGTACTCGGGAATATGTCGCCCACCCCAACTACATCATGATCTACACGGTTCATACGGATCGGATCATCATCGACAACGTCGTCCATTCCCGCCGCGAATATCCCTGA
- a CDS encoding acetyl-CoA C-acetyltransferase, with the protein MSETKRVAIVGSARIPFARGGTAYADETNLSMLSATMTGLVDKYGLKGEKIDEVIAGAVINHSRDFNIAREAALDAGLSPRTPGTTMQIACGTSLQAALVLAGKIASGQIDSGIAAGSDSVSDSPIVFGPKFQKRLLGANAAKTTGDKVKAFTKGFSFGELTPVAPSVNEPRTGLSMGQHAELMAKEWGITRAEQDALAVASHRNAAKAYDEGFHDDLLVQCAGLVRDNNVRADANMEKMSTLKPAFDKTSGQGTLTAGNSTPLTDGAAGVLLASEEWARARGLPILAYLTTGRVAGNDFAHGEGLLMAPTIAVSEMLDKAGLSFADIDYFELHEAFAAQVLCTLKAWKHPDYNRDVLGRSDVLGEIDPAKINVKGSSLAYGHPFAATGARILGITAKLLSQDPGKRALLSVCTAGGMGVAALVESAA; encoded by the coding sequence ATGAGTGAAACCAAGCGCGTTGCCATTGTCGGTTCGGCCCGCATTCCCTTTGCCCGCGGCGGCACGGCCTATGCGGACGAGACCAACCTTTCCATGCTCAGCGCCACGATGACGGGACTGGTCGACAAGTATGGGCTCAAGGGCGAAAAGATCGACGAGGTCATTGCCGGCGCGGTGATCAACCATTCGCGGGACTTCAACATTGCGCGCGAGGCGGCGCTGGATGCAGGCCTTTCGCCGCGCACGCCGGGAACCACGATGCAGATCGCCTGCGGCACGAGCCTGCAGGCGGCGCTGGTGCTGGCGGGCAAGATCGCTTCGGGGCAGATCGATAGCGGCATCGCGGCGGGGTCTGACTCCGTGTCGGATAGCCCGATTGTTTTTGGCCCAAAATTCCAGAAGCGGTTGCTGGGCGCCAATGCCGCCAAGACGACCGGCGACAAGGTCAAGGCTTTCACCAAAGGCTTCTCCTTCGGCGAGCTGACGCCGGTGGCGCCTTCGGTCAACGAGCCGCGCACGGGGCTGTCCATGGGCCAGCATGCCGAGCTCATGGCCAAGGAATGGGGCATCACCCGCGCCGAGCAGGATGCACTGGCGGTGGCGAGCCATCGCAATGCCGCCAAGGCGTATGACGAGGGGTTTCACGACGACCTCCTCGTGCAATGCGCTGGGCTGGTGCGCGACAACAATGTGCGTGCCGATGCCAATATGGAGAAGATGTCGACGCTCAAGCCTGCCTTCGACAAGACCAGCGGGCAGGGGACGCTGACGGCGGGCAATTCGACGCCACTGACGGACGGCGCGGCCGGGGTATTGCTGGCCTCCGAAGAGTGGGCGCGAGCGCGTGGGCTGCCGATCCTGGCCTATCTCACCACCGGCCGTGTCGCTGGCAATGATTTTGCTCATGGCGAAGGACTGTTGATGGCGCCGACCATTGCCGTCAGCGAAATGCTCGATAAGGCAGGCCTGAGCTTTGCGGATATCGACTATTTCGAGCTGCACGAGGCGTTTGCAGCGCAGGTGCTGTGCACGCTCAAGGCCTGGAAACACCCGGACTACAACCGCGATGTGCTGGGGCGGTCCGACGTTCTGGGCGAGATCGATCCGGCCAAGATCAACGTCAAGGGTTCGAGCCTTGCCTACGGGCATCCGTTTGCCGCAACGGGGGCGCGGATTTTGGGTATCACGGCAAAGCTTTTGAGCCAGGATCCTGGGAAACGAGCGCTATTGTCGGTCTGCACCGCCGGCGGCATGGGTGTCGCAGCATTGGTCGAAAGCGCAGCATGA
- a CDS encoding 3-hydroxyacyl-CoA dehydrogenase NAD-binding domain-containing protein, whose protein sequence is MIAHNATETPNWSFHTDLEKIGWLTIHSPEGSVNTLSREAITELETLVGQFEALASSGQLVGVVLLSGKDSGFIAGADVSEFDTMSDPSVLTEALKRTHALFARIEKLPVPVVAGIHGFCLGGGLELALACHYRIAVNDEKTRIGFPEVNLGIFPGFGGTGRSIRQAGPVDAMQIMLTGKMLRAGAARRLNLVDKLVRHRDMLRWEGRKAVLQKRKSSEAGLVKRAMALPLVREAVANKMREQAGKKARKEHFPAPYALIDLFQKHGDDWKAMVRGEIDAFVPLMGSPTATNLRRVFFLSESLKKQGLKGAKFSRVHVIGAGVMGGDIAAWCAYRGMSVTLQDLDMERIKPALDRAKKLFTKRYKKRREVDAAMLRLTADPQGTGVARADVIIEAVVEKLEVKQAIFSGLEDKMKPGAIMATNTSSIELERIAEALKDPARLIGLHFFNPVAQLPLVEVIRSRFNSDEAIGKGASFAQAIGKSPVVVKSAPGFLVNRVLMPYMLGAVERVERGESKEVLDAAAVAFGMPMGPIELMDTVGLDVGKSVATELGHAVPEGSQFARLIAEGKLGRKSGEGFYKWENGKAVKGEMPEREDLAKLGRELVKPLVDMTEVVVSEDVVASPDLADIGVIMGTGFAPFLGGPMKARADGRA, encoded by the coding sequence ATGATCGCCCACAACGCGACCGAGACCCCCAACTGGAGCTTTCATACCGATCTCGAAAAGATCGGCTGGCTGACGATCCATTCGCCGGAAGGCTCGGTCAATACATTGAGCCGCGAGGCGATCACTGAGCTCGAGACGCTGGTCGGGCAATTCGAGGCGCTGGCAAGTTCGGGTCAGCTGGTCGGGGTCGTGCTCTTGTCGGGCAAGGATTCGGGGTTCATTGCCGGAGCGGATGTGTCCGAGTTCGACACGATGAGCGATCCTTCGGTGCTGACCGAGGCGCTGAAGCGCACGCATGCGCTGTTTGCGCGGATCGAGAAATTGCCCGTGCCGGTGGTGGCGGGCATCCATGGCTTTTGCCTGGGCGGTGGGCTGGAGCTGGCGCTGGCCTGCCACTACCGCATCGCGGTCAACGATGAGAAAACGCGCATCGGCTTTCCCGAGGTCAATCTGGGGATCTTTCCAGGGTTTGGCGGCACCGGACGCTCGATCCGCCAGGCGGGTCCGGTCGATGCCATGCAGATCATGCTGACCGGCAAGATGTTGCGGGCCGGGGCGGCGCGCAGGCTGAACCTCGTCGACAAGCTGGTGCGCCATCGCGACATGCTGCGATGGGAAGGCCGAAAGGCGGTGCTGCAGAAGCGCAAGTCGAGCGAGGCTGGTTTGGTGAAGCGCGCCATGGCGCTGCCGCTGGTGCGCGAGGCCGTGGCCAACAAGATGCGCGAACAGGCGGGCAAGAAGGCGCGCAAGGAGCATTTCCCAGCGCCCTATGCCCTGATCGACCTGTTTCAGAAACATGGCGACGACTGGAAGGCCATGGTGCGCGGCGAGATCGATGCCTTCGTGCCGCTGATGGGGTCGCCGACGGCGACCAATCTGCGGCGGGTGTTTTTCTTGTCCGAGAGCCTCAAGAAGCAGGGTCTAAAGGGGGCCAAGTTTTCGCGCGTGCATGTTATCGGCGCCGGTGTCATGGGTGGCGATATTGCAGCCTGGTGCGCCTATCGCGGCATGAGCGTGACGCTGCAGGACCTCGACATGGAGCGCATCAAGCCGGCGCTCGATCGAGCCAAGAAGCTCTTCACCAAGCGCTACAAGAAGCGGCGCGAGGTTGATGCGGCAATGCTGCGGCTGACTGCGGATCCGCAAGGCACCGGGGTGGCGCGGGCGGATGTGATCATCGAAGCGGTGGTGGAAAAGCTCGAGGTCAAGCAGGCGATCTTTTCGGGGCTGGAGGACAAGATGAAGCCCGGCGCCATCATGGCGACCAATACGTCGTCGATCGAACTCGAGCGCATTGCCGAGGCACTGAAGGATCCGGCGCGGCTGATCGGGCTCCATTTCTTCAACCCGGTGGCGCAGCTGCCATTGGTGGAAGTGATCCGCTCGCGCTTCAACTCGGACGAAGCCATTGGTAAGGGCGCGAGCTTTGCCCAAGCGATCGGCAAGTCGCCGGTGGTGGTCAAGTCCGCGCCGGGCTTTTTGGTGAACCGCGTGCTGATGCCCTATATGCTCGGAGCGGTGGAGCGGGTGGAGCGCGGCGAAAGCAAGGAAGTGCTCGACGCCGCGGCCGTTGCCTTCGGCATGCCGATGGGGCCGATAGAGCTCATGGATACGGTGGGCCTCGATGTCGGCAAGTCGGTGGCGACAGAACTCGGTCATGCCGTGCCTGAGGGCAGCCAGTTTGCCAGGCTGATCGCCGAGGGAAAGCTTGGCCGCAAGAGCGGCGAGGGTTTTTACAAGTGGGAAAACGGCAAGGCGGTCAAAGGCGAAATGCCGGAACGCGAGGACCTTGCCAAGCTCGGCCGTGAGCTGGTGAAGCCTCTGGTCGACATGACCGAAGTGGTTGTGTCCGAAGACGTCGTCGCCTCGCCGGACCTCGCCGACATCGGCGTCATCATGGGCACCGGCTTTGCCCCCTTCCTCGGCGGGCCGATGAAGGCTCGCGCCGATGGCCGCGCGTAA
- a CDS encoding acyl-CoA dehydrogenase, with protein MTILLIVAGLAAFATLAVRESPLWQWGAAFVLLGFASGLDFESAAVAYELGWFSWLFIVFGAVLLVLSVKPIRMAILIPPIYGAVRSILPKVSKTEQEALDAGTVGWDAELFSGRPDWDKLTKIRPLTLTADEQAFLDNETETACRMIDDWDIRHNRADLSPELWDYLKRKGFLGMLIAKEHGGLGFSAQAQSMIVSKIASRSVAAGITVMVPNSLGPGELLEKYGTPEQKEKYLHRLAVGDEVPCFALTGVHSGSDAGGMRDVGVVTKAMWNGQETLGVRLDFDKRYITLAPIATLVGLAFILKDPDNHLGRGDNIGITLALIPHDHPGLDIGRRHFPARQAFMNGPVRGKDVFIPMDYLIGGTAYAGQGWRMLMECLSTGRAISLPAIGTTSMKSTLRVTSAYARVRRQFGIPVGLMEGVAEPLGEMVKRAYMYEAARRLTASMVDEGQRPAVIAGLLKYTTTEAMRDSMDDAFDIQGGRAIQDGPGNYLFGGYMAIPVAITVEGANILTRTLMTFAQGVLRAHPYLLKEVQAAQNKDKRAGLDAFDTAFGGHTRFMLRNIVASFLHGVSNGAFASSPNQGPMARYYRHLHRYAQDFALVADWTTVVLGGALKRKQKLSGRMADLLGELYLMSATLKRFDEEGRIAEDRELVEAIMDDRIANLERILGEVFANFPNPVFAGAMKFLCFPLGRHAKRASDRANYRFAKAVLQPGAFRDRLTTGTYVSHDPDDVTGVLEDAFIKVTEAEEIEGRFIKAARKGVIERRHDRDAIDDAIAAGVLNDNEAGIMRAADEATNRAVNVDDFDDVLKPTAPRLAAE; from the coding sequence ATGACCATTTTGCTGATCGTAGCCGGGCTTGCGGCCTTTGCGACCTTGGCCGTGCGGGAAAGCCCGCTGTGGCAATGGGGTGCGGCATTCGTGCTGCTTGGATTTGCCTCGGGGCTCGACTTCGAGAGTGCTGCGGTTGCCTATGAACTGGGCTGGTTCTCCTGGCTGTTTATCGTCTTCGGCGCGGTGCTGCTGGTGCTCTCCGTCAAGCCGATCCGCATGGCTATCCTGATCCCGCCGATCTATGGCGCGGTGCGATCCATCCTACCCAAAGTGTCCAAGACCGAGCAGGAAGCGCTCGATGCCGGTACGGTCGGTTGGGATGCTGAACTCTTTTCAGGCCGTCCGGACTGGGACAAGCTGACCAAGATCCGGCCGCTGACGCTGACTGCGGACGAGCAGGCGTTTCTGGACAACGAGACCGAAACTGCCTGCCGGATGATCGACGATTGGGACATCCGCCATAACCGTGCCGACCTGTCGCCGGAGCTTTGGGACTATCTCAAGCGCAAGGGCTTTTTGGGCATGCTGATTGCCAAGGAGCATGGTGGCCTGGGCTTTTCGGCACAGGCGCAGTCGATGATCGTTTCCAAGATTGCCAGCCGATCGGTGGCGGCGGGCATCACGGTGATGGTGCCCAATTCGCTTGGGCCCGGCGAATTGCTGGAAAAGTATGGCACGCCGGAGCAGAAGGAAAAGTACCTCCATCGTCTCGCCGTGGGCGATGAAGTGCCGTGCTTCGCGCTGACCGGCGTGCATTCGGGATCCGATGCCGGGGGCATGCGCGATGTCGGGGTTGTCACCAAGGCAATGTGGAACGGGCAGGAAACGCTGGGCGTCCGGCTCGACTTCGACAAGCGCTATATTACGCTGGCGCCGATCGCGACGCTGGTGGGCCTCGCCTTCATCCTCAAGGATCCCGACAACCATCTGGGGCGTGGCGACAATATCGGCATTACGCTGGCGCTGATCCCGCACGATCATCCGGGGCTTGATATCGGCCGCCGGCACTTCCCGGCGCGGCAGGCCTTCATGAACGGTCCGGTGCGCGGCAAGGACGTCTTTATCCCGATGGACTACCTGATCGGCGGCACCGCCTATGCCGGGCAGGGCTGGCGCATGCTGATGGAATGCCTCTCCACCGGCCGCGCCATTTCGCTGCCGGCGATCGGGACGACCTCGATGAAGTCGACGCTGCGGGTAACGTCGGCCTATGCTCGCGTGCGCCGGCAGTTCGGTATTCCGGTGGGGCTGATGGAAGGCGTGGCCGAGCCGCTCGGCGAGATGGTGAAGCGCGCTTACATGTATGAGGCGGCGCGGCGTCTCACCGCCTCGATGGTCGACGAAGGCCAGCGCCCGGCGGTGATCGCGGGCCTCCTCAAATATACGACGACCGAAGCCATGCGCGACAGCATGGACGACGCTTTCGACATCCAGGGTGGCCGCGCCATCCAGGACGGACCGGGCAATTACCTGTTCGGCGGCTATATGGCCATTCCGGTGGCGATCACCGTGGAAGGCGCCAATATCCTGACGCGCACGCTGATGACCTTCGCGCAGGGTGTGCTGCGCGCGCATCCGTACCTGCTCAAGGAAGTGCAGGCGGCGCAGAACAAGGACAAGCGCGCTGGGCTCGATGCGTTCGATACTGCCTTTGGCGGGCACACGCGGTTCATGCTGCGCAATATCGTGGCGAGCTTCCTCCATGGCGTCAGCAATGGGGCCTTTGCATCCTCGCCGAATCAGGGGCCGATGGCGCGCTACTACCGCCATCTTCATCGTTACGCGCAGGACTTCGCGCTGGTGGCGGACTGGACTACGGTGGTGCTGGGCGGAGCGCTCAAGCGCAAGCAGAAGCTTTCGGGCCGCATGGCCGATTTGCTTGGCGAGCTTTACCTGATGTCGGCGACCCTGAAGCGCTTCGACGAAGAAGGCCGTATCGCCGAGGATCGCGAATTGGTCGAAGCGATCATGGATGACCGTATTGCCAATCTCGAGCGTATTCTCGGGGAGGTTTTTGCCAACTTCCCCAATCCGGTTTTTGCCGGGGCGATGAAGTTCTTGTGCTTCCCGCTGGGGCGGCATGCCAAGCGCGCTTCGGACCGGGCAAATTATCGCTTCGCCAAGGCAGTGCTGCAGCCCGGCGCCTTCCGCGATCGGCTGACCACGGGCACCTATGTTTCGCACGATCCGGACGATGTCACGGGTGTGCTCGAAGATGCGTTTATCAAGGTGACAGAGGCCGAAGAGATCGAAGGGCGCTTCATCAAGGCGGCGCGCAAGGGTGTGATTGAGCGGCGGCATGATCGCGATGCGATCGACGATGCCATCGCCGCAGGCGTGCTTAACGACAATGAGGCCGGCATCATGCGGGCGGCGGACGAGGCGACCAATCGGGCCGTCAATGTCGATGATTTCGACGATGTGCTGAAGCCGACAGCACCACGGCTGGCGGCGGAATAG